The window CACGCCTGCTCGTAGCCGTGCTGGCCGCCGGGTGCACCTCGACCGTCCAGGGCAGGGCCGTCCCCGCCGACACGTTAGGCCCGTTGCCGCCACCTCCGGTCGCGGCGAGCGCGCTCGATGGGCTGCTGCTGGGGGCCGACCAGATCAATGCCGCCATGCAAGCGACCGACATGACGGTCTGGATGGCTTTCGACAGCACCACCGAGGAAGATGTCGCTGATATTGATTGCCGGGCGGTGGCCATGCCGGGGGAGGGCAAGGTCTATGCAGGCACCGGATGGAGCGCCATCCGCGGCCGGCAACTCAATGAGCCGGGCGAGGTGGCCCAGTGGGATCACGTCGCCATCCAGGTGGTCGTCGCGTTCCGATCGGCTCGGCTGGCGACCGAGTTTTTTACCGCATCGACCGACAGTTGGCGTCGTTGCGCGAACCGGCGATTCTTCGATCCCAAGGAAAACCAACCCGATCTGGCATGGAGTGTGGGATCCGTCGCCACCACCCAGGGCGCCTTGACCACGTCGAAAACCCAAGAGCCCGGACCGGACTGGTTCTGCCAGCGGGCGATGATGGTGGCCAACAACGTCATTGCCGACGTCGAGACGTGCAGCGGCGACAAGACCGACCGGGCGGCGCCACAGATCGCCCACCAGATCGTTGCGAAAATCCCCACCCGGTAGGCCCCCGAATTTGGTGCTGCTGCACCCCTGAGCAGGGGCGCATGATGAGTGGATGTTCGAGCGGTTCACCGACCAGGCGCGGGCCGCGGTCGTGGCGGCCAGCGAAGCTGCGCGCGAACTGCGGCACGATTACATCGGCACCGAGCACATCCTTTTGGGTCTGCTGCGCCGGCCCGAGACGCAGGCCGCCCGGGCGCTGGCCGGCCTGGGTGTTTCGGAGGACACAGCACGCCGCGATGTCATCGAGCAGGTCGGCACAGGCCATAACGCGGTCACCGGGCACATCCCGTTCACACCCCGCGCCAAGAGCACGCTCGAGCAGTCGCTCAGCGAAGCCCTCGCCCTGCAGCACCCATACATCGGCACGGAGCACCTGCTGCTCGCCTTGGTCAGCCAGCCCGACGCCCGTGGCGCCCAAGTTCTTGCCGACCGGGTCGACGATCTGCTCGAGGTGCGTGCGGCGGTGCTCGACCGGTTAACGGCGGCGCCGCGAACCGAGGAAGATCGGGCAGTGCCGGAGGCGGAGGCGGGGCGGCGCACCATGCGCATCCGCGCCGCCGGCGACCTGTTGACGCTGGAGGTCACCGACCCCACGCTGGTCGAGCTTGCGCGCGCCGCCGCCACCGACCTTGGCGACCAGGTCGACGAGCCGGGCACCATACCCGGTGAGCTGCCTGCCGCCGCCAGCCTGGCCGCGGTGTGGCTTGCGCTGCGCGACAGCCTGGCCGACATCCGTCACCGCGCGGCAGGCCCGGCCTAGCGTGACCGCTTTGGATGTGGAGGATCAGCCTTGCCTTTCGCCGAGCGTGCCTGCGGCCACCCACGGCAAGATTGGCGTCTGATGATCGGCACCAAGGAGTGGTCTGCGGCGTTCCGACGGGCGTGCCGGCGGCACGGGATGCGCTTCGTGTCCGACGAAGGATTCCTCGTCGACGACGTTTACATCAGTTCCATCGGGCTGTACTTGCGCACAGCGAAGGCCGGCTGGAACCCGGAGGAAGTGGGGTGGACGATCGAGATCAAACCCCTCGCGCTTGATGAGGTGCTGTGGGCGGCGTTCATGCCCGAGGTGTCGATGGGCCCGCGGATGCGGGTCAACCGCCGCATCAACGGAGCCTTCCAGATTCGGGCGCGCACCATTGACACCGGTAATCGCTCGGTGTCGAAGGCAGATCAGCCCGACCAGGTATGCGACGAGATCGTTGAGCATTACCTGGCGGTGCGCAGCGAGTTCATCACACGCCACCCCACGGTCGCCGATTTCCTCACCGTCGTCCACGCCCCCGGCGATGACCCGGCCCGCCCCATCCATCTGCAACGCGAGATCACCACCCTGATCGCCGCTGGCAACGGGCAGCGTGCCGCCGAGCTCGCAGAGGCCGCCCTGGCCCGCGGTGAACACGGCACCATGTCCAACAGCCGGGCCAACGTGCTCGAACTGCTCGCCGCCTACGCCAAAGGCCCAGACGCCTACGCCGCGTTCATGAAAAGCCTGACACCCACCCACCGCCTTCAGTGGATCCGCGAAGACCGGCCCTCGGTCTGGGTCGAACTGGTCCGTGGCCGGCACCGAGGCAACTTCGCCGCCGATCTGCTGCAATTCGACGGGACCAACACGTGGGCCATCGTCCTCGAACAATGCCCGCCGGACGGCGCCGAACACGACCAAGCCGCCGTGCGATATTTACAAGCCGCTGGCACGGCCGAGGCGATGACCGTCGAAGTCCGCCAGCCCGGCGGACAGCAGTGGGGCGCGGTCTCGGTCCGCTCAGCACTGGGCCACCCCGCGCCGCCCGGAGCGGCCCGCGATGTGGCGATCGTGCTGCCGCGAAGCACCGAAACGGTCTGCCAGTCCGAGGTTTTCACCGCCGAGGAGGCGGCTTGCCTGTTCGACACCTACTATCAGACCGGTGTCGTCTCCGATGACTACACGTTGCGGCCGATCGAGGGCTATGCCGGCGACGGAGGTTATGTGCAACCGCCATCCCAGGGCGGGCAGCTGACGTGAGTCGCCCCAGAATTCGGGCACGCGCCCGAAGCCGAAAAACGGTGTCGATGCCCACGCGCCCACGGTGAGCGCCGCAGACACCGCATCGCCAAGGCGATGTGACCATCAGCCGCCACCACGGCCCCACCCTGGAGGTCAGCGAAGCCACCGAAATCCACAGGCCTGCAGCGGATCCGATCCGCAACGGCAACCCAGTCACGTGCACTGGCCGTCGACCCAGGCAATGATCCATCGCCGGCCGGCGCCTCGACCGGGATGGCGCAGTCGCCGTGTTGTCCGGTGACTACCTCCACCGCCACATTCACCACGGGTAGGCGGTCACCGTGCGCCCGGCCGAGCGTCACCGCCGGCACCATCCACGCCGTGCTCGGCGAAACCACCAGGTCCCCACTGGGACAACGTCCGGATCAACGACTTCCAACCCACAGGGAAGGATCCGCACCGCCGCGCTCGGGCACGGTCGGTACCTCGCCCGCAACTCCCGGCGAGAAGGCACCGCCGGCCCGGCCCGCTGCGCCGCGCGTCGAGCCGGCACCCGTTGAGAAGTCGAGTAGAAATACCTTGAAGGCTGTCTCCGTTGTGCGAGAACACAGCTCGCCGCTCTAGCCTGGCATAAGACGCGCCACCGCCTACCGTTGCCGCGTACAGAAGGCCCCGTTGAAAATCCGGAACACGGCCTCGGGAGGTCAGCCTTTGTCACGAGGCATGGTAGCAATATGTTAGCTTCATCGTTCGCCGTGACCTCGAAAGCAGCTGCTGTGGCGCAGCATTTCCGCATAACCGGCTCAGGAAGTGCCGATCCGTTTCAAGGCGAGTCATGATCCTGCGCCACGGTTCGGTCAATGCCTTATCCAAAGTTGGGACGCTACTGCTGGCGTTGCAGTTAATTGCGGGGTGCGCGGACATCGGCAAGCAATCGCTGAAGGTGATTCCGCCCGCCGAAGCTGTGAAAAAGATCGACGCGCAGACGAAAGGCTTCTCGATACCGAGCTCATTTCTGCCGATCAAGGCCTGCGAGCTACACACAGCACTCGGCTCAGCGAACATCAGCATCAGCGGCGCGTTCAAAGCTCCGACAAGAGATGTCAATACATATGTCGCCCAAGCCCACGCTCAGGGCGGAGTGCCGTTTTTTCGGCCCGCGGGATGTCCACCACCACCGCCATCACAGCAAGGACCAGTAGCC is drawn from Mycobacterium branderi and contains these coding sequences:
- a CDS encoding sensor domain-containing protein translates to MRRSLTALTRLLVAVLAAGCTSTVQGRAVPADTLGPLPPPPVAASALDGLLLGADQINAAMQATDMTVWMAFDSTTEEDVADIDCRAVAMPGEGKVYAGTGWSAIRGRQLNEPGEVAQWDHVAIQVVVAFRSARLATEFFTASTDSWRRCANRRFFDPKENQPDLAWSVGSVATTQGALTTSKTQEPGPDWFCQRAMMVANNVIADVETCSGDKTDRAAPQIAHQIVAKIPTR
- a CDS encoding Clp protease N-terminal domain-containing protein, with product MFERFTDQARAAVVAASEAARELRHDYIGTEHILLGLLRRPETQAARALAGLGVSEDTARRDVIEQVGTGHNAVTGHIPFTPRAKSTLEQSLSEALALQHPYIGTEHLLLALVSQPDARGAQVLADRVDDLLEVRAAVLDRLTAAPRTEEDRAVPEAEAGRRTMRIRAAGDLLTLEVTDPTLVELARAAATDLGDQVDEPGTIPGELPAAASLAAVWLALRDSLADIRHRAAGPA